A single genomic interval of Flavobacterium sp. N2820 harbors:
- a CDS encoding gliding motility-associated C-terminal domain-containing protein yields MKTKLFKLKKIAFLIVMLCSLLGFSQTTYDFTTPATLTNTGTWITQADITIGGVAYRLTSGGNGGFTNQGSGGVSNSNCLRKEGAGGDSFSLQRVDGQPFQFYGLWVNHQSMNSYSAFYTLPPWYTLTAGAYQYQDMTAMTAGTAWNNYTSSSIAISPGGSGVTVTSVSITFQAILHYAIDNIIVGPTASALTATTSQTNVSCNGGSNGTASVNASGGTAPYSYSWSPSGGTGATATGLSAGTYTCTITDNTSTSITRNVTITQPTAISLTQASQTNIACFGGASGAAAVNPASGGAGGYTYNWTPGNPTGDGTPSVTGLSAGTWTCTVTDANACTRSVNFTVTQPTALALTPASQTNIACFGGASGAAAVNPASGGAGGYTYNWTPGNPTGDGTPSVTGLSAGTWTCTVTDANACTRSVNFTVTQPTVLALTPASQTNISCNGGSNGTATVNPASGGAGGYTYNWTPGNPTGDGTTTITGLTAGTWTCTVTDANSCVATVNFTVTQPTALGLTPASQTNVACNGGSNGAATVNTATGGAGGYTYNWTPGNPTGDGTPSVTGLSAGTWTCTVTDANSCVATVNFTVTQPTALSLTPASQTNIACNGGSNGAASVNTATGGAGGYTYNWTPGNPTGDGTPSVTGLSAGTWTCTVTDANSCVATVNFTVTQPTALTLTPASQTNIACNGGSNGAATVNTATGGAGGYTYNWTPGNPTGDGTPSVTGLTAGTWTCTVTDANSCVATVNFTVTQPTALSLTPASQTNVACNGGSNGAATVNTATGGAGGYTYDWTPGNPTGDGTPSVTGLTAGTWTCTVTDANSCVATVNFTVTQPTALGLTPASQTNIACNGGSNGAAAVNTATGGAGGYTYDWTPGTPTGDGTSSVTGLTAGTWTCTVTDANGCTASVNFTVTQPTALGLTPASQTNIACNGGSNGAAAVNTATGGAGGYTYDWTPGTPTGDGTPSVTGLTAGTWTCTVTDANGCIASVNFTVTQPTALTLTPASQTNIACNGGSNGAAAVNTATGGAGGYTYDWTPGTPTGDGTPSVTGLTAGTWTCTVTDANGCIASVNFTVTQPTALGLTPASQTNIACNAGSNGAASVNIATGGAGGYTYDWTPGNPIGDGTPSVTGLTAGTWTCTVTDANGCTASVNFTVTQPTALGLTPASQTNIACNGGSNGAAAVNTATGGAGGYTYDWTPGTPTGDGTSSVTGLTAGTWTCTVTDANGCTASVNFTVTQPSALTATTSQTNVSCNGGSNGTASVVVSGGTAAYTYSWAPSGGTNATASGLTAGTYIVTIIDANACQITRTVTITEPTALASTTSQTNVSCNGGSNGSATVTVTGGTGAYTYSWAPAGGTNATATGLSAGIYTVTILDANSCALTQSFTITEPTALVASIGSQADVSCAGASDGTATVAVTGGTGTYTYAWAPSGGSNATASGLSAGTYTVTVVDANSCSTTQSFVIGTVLDVTNPVIIAPADVAITTNAGCTATGVVLGTPTVSDNCLVASFSSNAPSVFPIGTTVVTWTVIDGLGNTATASQNVVVTDVTAPIVVTQNITITLDATGTTTVTPSMLDNGSTDNCTIDTITISQSIFDCSNEGVTTVTVTVTDIYGNSASANATVTIVNNFVDTDGDGIKNNCDEDDDNDGILDVNDNCTTVANPNQEDNDLDGIGDICDADDDNDGFLDEVDNCPFTYNDGQEDIDNDGIGDVCDVVEINVSQAFTPNGDGINDTWVIINIQNHPNSVVRVYNRWGDELFKAKNYQNNWNGSFKGNETPEAASYYYQIDLDGNGTVDHDGWIYITR; encoded by the coding sequence ATGAAAACAAAATTATTTAAATTAAAAAAAATAGCATTCTTAATAGTAATGCTATGTTCCCTCCTCGGTTTTTCTCAAACCACTTACGATTTTACCACTCCAGCAACTTTGACCAATACAGGTACTTGGATTACCCAAGCTGACATTACGATTGGTGGGGTTGCTTATCGATTAACTTCTGGAGGAAATGGTGGTTTTACCAATCAAGGAAGTGGTGGTGTATCCAACAGCAATTGCCTAAGAAAAGAAGGTGCTGGCGGTGATTCTTTCTCATTACAAAGAGTGGATGGCCAACCCTTTCAATTTTATGGCCTTTGGGTCAACCACCAAAGTATGAACTCCTATTCTGCTTTTTACACATTACCACCATGGTATACTTTAACAGCAGGTGCTTATCAATATCAAGATATGACTGCTATGACCGCTGGTACGGCATGGAATAATTACACTTCTTCGTCGATTGCAATTTCGCCAGGCGGAAGTGGTGTAACTGTAACCTCTGTATCGATAACTTTTCAAGCAATTCTTCATTATGCTATCGATAATATCATTGTTGGTCCTACTGCATCGGCTTTAACAGCGACAACATCACAAACAAATGTATCATGTAATGGCGGATCAAATGGAACAGCTAGTGTTAACGCTTCAGGTGGTACTGCACCTTATAGTTACAGTTGGTCTCCTTCAGGAGGAACTGGCGCTACGGCTACTGGCCTTTCAGCTGGAACATATACTTGTACAATAACAGACAATACCTCTACAAGTATTACTAGAAATGTGACTATTACGCAACCAACAGCTATTTCATTAACACAAGCCTCTCAAACGAATATTGCTTGTTTTGGCGGAGCCAGTGGTGCAGCGGCAGTAAATCCTGCGTCGGGAGGTGCTGGAGGCTATACTTATAATTGGACGCCTGGAAATCCTACTGGAGACGGAACACCATCTGTTACGGGCTTATCAGCTGGAACATGGACGTGTACGGTTACCGATGCAAATGCATGTACTAGAAGTGTCAATTTTACGGTTACACAACCAACAGCTTTAGCACTAACCCCTGCTTCACAAACGAATATTGCTTGTTTTGGCGGAGCCAGTGGTGCAGCGGCAGTAAATCCTGCGTCGGGAGGTGCCGGTGGGTATACTTATAATTGGACGCCTGGAAATCCTACTGGAGACGGAACACCATCTGTTACGGGCTTATCAGCTGGAACATGGACGTGTACGGTTACCGATGCAAATGCGTGTACTAGAAGTGTCAATTTTACGGTTACACAACCAACAGTTTTAGCATTAACCCCTGCTTCGCAAACCAACATTTCTTGTAATGGCGGTTCTAATGGTACAGCTACTGTAAATCCTGCTTCGGGAGGTGCCGGTGGTTATACTTATAATTGGACACCTGGAAATCCTACTGGAGACGGAACAACTACAATAACAGGTTTAACAGCTGGGACATGGACATGTACCGTTACCGATGCTAATTCTTGTGTCGCTACTGTTAACTTTACGGTTACGCAACCAACGGCTTTAGGTTTAACCCCTGCTTCGCAAACCAATGTTGCCTGCAATGGCGGTTCTAATGGGGCTGCTACTGTAAATACAGCTACGGGAGGTGCCGGTGGGTATACTTATAATTGGACGCCAGGAAATCCTACTGGAGACGGAACGCCTTCTGTTACGGGCTTATCAGCTGGGACATGGACGTGTACCGTTACCGATGCTAATTCTTGTGTCGCTACTGTTAACTTTACGGTTACTCAACCAACTGCTTTAAGTTTAACCCCTGCTTCACAAACAAATATTGCTTGTAATGGCGGTTCTAATGGCGCTGCATCTGTAAATACAGCTACGGGAGGTGCCGGTGGCTATACATATAATTGGACACCAGGAAATCCTACTGGAGACGGAACGCCTTCTGTTACGGGCTTATCAGCTGGGACATGGACGTGTACCGTTACCGATGCTAATTCTTGTGTCGCTACTGTTAACTTTACGGTGACTCAACCAACTGCTTTAACTCTAACACCTGCTTCGCAAACGAATATTGCTTGTAACGGCGGTTCTAATGGGGCCGCGACTGTTAATACAGCTACAGGAGGTGCTGGTGGTTATACTTATAATTGGACACCTGGAAATCCTACTGGAGACGGAACGCCTTCTGTTACAGGTTTAACTGCAGGGACTTGGACGTGTACCGTTACGGATGCTAATTCATGTGTCGCTACTGTTAACTTTACGGTTACGCAACCAACTGCTTTAAGTTTAACCCCTGCTTCACAAACCAATGTTGCTTGTAACGGCGGTTCTAATGGGGCTGCTACTGTAAATACAGCTACGGGAGGTGCCGGTGGTTATACATACGATTGGACACCTGGAAATCCTACTGGAGACGGAACGCCATCTGTTACGGGCTTAACAGCAGGAACTTGGACGTGTACCGTTACGGATGCTAATTCATGTGTCGCTACTGTTAACTTCACAGTTACTCAACCAACTGCTTTAGGTTTAACACCTGCTTCGCAAACTAATATTGCTTGTAATGGCGGTTCTAATGGCGCTGCGGCTGTAAATACAGCTACCGGAGGTGCCGGTGGTTATACATACGATTGGACGCCAGGCACACCAACTGGAGACGGAACTTCATCTGTTACTGGTTTAACAGCTGGGACATGGACGTGTACCGTTACCGATGCTAACGGTTGTACTGCTAGTGTTAACTTCACAGTTACTCAACCAACTGCTTTAGGTTTAACCCCTGCTTCGCAAACGAATATTGCTTGTAATGGCGGTTCTAATGGCGCTGCGGCTGTAAATACAGCTACCGGAGGTGCCGGTGGTTATACATACGATTGGACACCAGGCACACCAACTGGAGACGGAACTCCTTCGGTTACTGGCTTAACAGCTGGGACATGGACGTGTACAGTTACGGATGCTAACGGTTGTATCGCTAGTGTTAACTTCACAGTTACTCAACCAACTGCTTTAACTCTAACACCTGCTTCGCAAACGAATATTGCTTGTAATGGCGGTTCTAATGGCGCTGCGGCTGTAAATACTGCTACCGGAGGTGCCGGTGGTTATACATACGATTGGACACCAGGCACACCAACTGGAGACGGAACGCCATCTGTTACAGGTTTAACAGCTGGGACATGGACGTGTACAGTTACGGATGCTAACGGTTGTATCGCTAGTGTTAACTTCACAGTTACTCAACCAACTGCTTTAGGTTTAACCCCTGCTTCACAAACGAATATTGCTTGTAACGCTGGTTCTAATGGGGCTGCTTCTGTAAATATTGCAACGGGAGGTGCCGGTGGTTATACATACGATTGGACACCAGGAAATCCTATTGGAGACGGAACGCCATCTGTTACTGGCTTAACAGCTGGAACTTGGACGTGTACCGTTACCGATGCGAACGGCTGTACCGCTAGTGTTAACTTCACAGTTACTCAACCAACTGCTTTAGGTTTAACGCCTGCTTCACAAACGAATATTGCTTGTAATGGCGGTTCTAATGGCGCTGCGGCTGTAAATACAGCTACCGGAGGTGCCGGTGGTTATACATACGATTGGACACCAGGCACACCAACTGGAGACGGAACTTCATCTGTTACTGGTTTAACAGCAGGAACTTGGACGTGTACCGTTACCGATGCGAACGGCTGTACCGCTAGTGTTAACTTCACAGTTACCCAACCAAGCGCACTAACAGCTACAACTTCACAAACAAATGTATCATGTAATGGCGGATCAAATGGAACAGCTAGTGTTGTTGTTTCAGGAGGTACAGCTGCTTACACCTATTCTTGGGCGCCTTCGGGTGGCACAAATGCTACAGCTTCTGGCTTAACTGCAGGTACTTATATTGTTACGATTATTGATGCAAATGCTTGTCAAATAACTAGAACCGTTACAATAACTGAGCCTACTGCTTTAGCAAGTACAACTTCTCAAACGAATGTCTCATGTAACGGAGGTTCAAACGGAAGTGCAACAGTTACCGTTACAGGTGGAACTGGCGCTTATACTTATTCTTGGGCACCTGCTGGTGGTACAAATGCTACTGCTACTGGTTTATCTGCGGGAATCTATACTGTAACTATTTTAGATGCTAATAGTTGTGCATTAACACAATCATTTACAATTACTGAACCTACTGCCTTAGTAGCTTCTATTGGAAGTCAAGCTGATGTTTCTTGTGCTGGTGCAAGTGATGGAACTGCTACAGTTGCAGTTACTGGAGGAACTGGTACTTATACTTATGCATGGGCTCCTTCTGGTGGTTCAAATGCTACTGCTTCTGGTTTATCAGCTGGAACGTATACAGTTACAGTTGTTGATGCAAATAGTTGTTCAACTACTCAATCATTCGTTATTGGAACTGTTTTAGATGTTACGAATCCTGTTATAATTGCACCTGCAGATGTTGCAATAACAACAAATGCAGGATGTACTGCAACGGGTGTTGTATTAGGTACGCCAACTGTTTCTGACAATTGTTTAGTGGCTTCTTTCAGTTCAAATGCTCCTTCTGTATTCCCTATTGGAACAACAGTTGTTACTTGGACGGTTATAGATGGTTTAGGAAATACTGCTACAGCTTCACAAAATGTGGTGGTAACTGATGTAACTGCTCCTATCGTAGTCACACAAAATATTACGATTACTTTAGATGCAACGGGTACTACAACAGTAACTCCAAGCATGTTAGATAATGGTTCAACAGACAACTGTACAATCGACACCATAACTATTTCTCAAAGCATATTTGATTGTTCAAATGAAGGAGTTACTACAGTTACGGTTACTGTAACGGATATATATGGAAATAGTGCTTCTGCAAATGCAACCGTGACTATCGTTAACAATTTTGTGGATACTGATGGAGATGGTATTAAAAATAATTGTGATGAAGACGATGATAACGACGGAATTTTAGACGTTAATGATAATTGTACAACAGTAGCCAATCCGAATCAAGAAGATAATGACCTTGATGGTATAGGTGATATTTGTGATGCAGATGATGACAATGACGGATTCTTAGATGAAGTCGATAACTGTCCGTTTACTTACAATGATGGTCAAGAAGATATTGATAATGACGGTATTGGTGATGTTTGTGATGTTGTAGAAATAAATGTATCACAAGCCTTCACTCCAAATGGAGATGGCATCAATGATACGTGGGTAATCATCAATATTCAAAATCATCCAAATTCAGTAGTACGCGTATACAACCGTTGGGGTGATGAGCTATTTAAAGCTAAAAATTATCAAAACAATTGGAATGGAAGTTTCAAAGGGAATGAAACACCTGAAGCTGCATCTTACTACTATCAAATTGATTTAGATGGTAATGGAACGGTAGATCACGATGGTTGGATTTATATTACACGCTAA
- a CDS encoding type IX secretion system membrane protein PorP/SprF encodes MKKIVIITVTLLLVGTFTANAQQESLFSFYRSHMNLVNPAFAGAEDETQITSSFRKQWAGIKDAPETQAVSFGTPLGKSLGLGISMVHDKTFIEKQTFLGVDFSYKLDLNAAYKLYMGLKVGGNFYDVNTSGLQTYNVVADPALEAINNFNPNVGLGFYLKHEDFYVSLSSPRILNTERADEKDGFASTATDSPHFYLSSGMDYSLSDKFEFTPSFMLRYVNGAPFNADITAAFNYDKTASIGVAYRTSKVVTGMFSIVANKRLTLGYAYESDLQSDLKGRANGTHEFILKFNL; translated from the coding sequence ATGAAAAAAATAGTTATAATTACAGTAACATTACTCTTGGTAGGAACTTTTACCGCTAACGCACAACAAGAAAGTTTGTTTAGTTTTTACCGAAGTCATATGAATCTTGTAAATCCAGCATTTGCAGGTGCTGAAGATGAAACACAAATTACCAGCTCATTCAGAAAACAATGGGCTGGTATTAAAGATGCACCTGAAACACAAGCCGTTTCATTTGGAACACCACTGGGCAAATCACTTGGATTGGGTATCTCTATGGTACACGATAAAACATTCATTGAAAAACAAACGTTTTTAGGGGTTGACTTCTCCTATAAGTTAGACCTAAATGCAGCCTATAAATTGTATATGGGACTAAAAGTAGGTGGTAATTTTTATGATGTAAATACCTCTGGATTACAAACGTATAATGTTGTTGCTGATCCAGCTTTAGAAGCAATCAATAATTTTAATCCAAATGTAGGCTTAGGTTTTTATTTAAAACACGAAGACTTTTATGTATCATTATCGAGTCCAAGAATCTTAAATACAGAACGTGCGGACGAAAAAGACGGATTTGCCTCAACAGCAACCGATAGTCCTCATTTCTATCTTAGTTCTGGAATGGATTATAGTCTTTCTGATAAATTTGAATTTACACCATCGTTCATGTTGCGATATGTAAATGGAGCCCCTTTTAATGCAGACATTACTGCTGCTTTTAACTATGACAAAACAGCGAGTATTGGCGTTGCTTATAGAACAAGTAAAGTAGTTACTGGAATGTTCTCAATCGTGGCCAATAAAAGATTAACGCTAGGTTATGCCTATGAAAGCGACTTGCAGAGCGACTTGAAAGGAAGAGCAAACGGAACCCATGAATTTATTTTGAAATTTAATTTATAA
- a CDS encoding PAS domain S-box protein: MNKKVPSYNDNGLFEINPVPTLICDVETLKIYDCNQAAIEYYKYAKEVFLERTFNDLFYVEDAKEQFVIDKKLTSLVTNIDFGVFIHKKKNGARFPIQINGHIIDYKGKKCVMLVCQEHILNIQKQNMLQEAKNLLDTSLDVICSIDENGKFIRVSAASFKHWGYTPEELEGRPYLELVFHEDVEKTNHAANQIILGKDVTAFENRYVTKNGEITHNIWSAHYDNSTRIMYAVARDATEKREMEQLLIESESRFKSLVQEGLDLIAILDDNGNYSYVSPSSLTVLGINAEELIGKSPFEFIHPDDAEKVSKSLERITTEHRIKVPPFRFQNSLGDWRWIKTILTNMLHHPSIKGIVANSRDITEKIEEQNRLKLLESVILNTKDSVVITEAESHDESGPKILYVNEAFTKMTGYTAAEVIGKTPHFLHGPNSDKNELSRLSESLQKWESCEITIINYKKNGEEFWNNFMVNPVVNEKGVYTHWVAIQRDVTEKKNRELEQNLLHQISQIFNEEKKLKNATQRLCETFAHFGAFDFVEVWSPNLENTSIQLHSYSNNSRAGTEFYIQSETHNSLRFGEGFIGTIWQLKQSVIIDLNNSDTVFIRKEAAINAGINSIIGIPLVFKEIIVGVLVFGSSKNVNQLRNYLNIFRELETFIGSEINRKSLETNLKHLFQAIPDIICITDFRGRFLKINKAGCDLLGYSKKEILYHSFHEFVHPEDQEISTNEITKLKKGETVFKFENRYITKKGEIIWLSWTCNSESQEGHIYASAKNITKEKKLSELQMQTSSLAKIGSWEIDLFENKLLWTDLVHDLHETDPTTFIPDLETTINFYREDFREMITESAKRCATDGTPFSFEAVIKTMKNNERWVRVIGQSEFVDGNCVRIFGSFQDIHPFKLVQLQLEEILGSISDAFYAVDQNWRFTYFNKEAENLFLKKLDDVLGKNIWEVFSTIKKKPLEEVYHRVNQSGIPESFEYYFPAAGRWYEINTFPSHSGISVYFKDIDERKKTAAQLEKAYQEKNNIIESITDAFFTMNKNFMVSYWNRTAEVISGMNRAELVGKNLWEVFPNLTESIAYTHILNTVELEQSVTFEDCCDGIWLEVNAYPSEEGITVFFRDITHKKQAEEEILKANERFEKATQATNDVIWDWDIENGTFFRSHGIENFFDKNTNASLPEDSEWRDKFHAEDFPLIQQSLEEAIQDPTISRWEMEYRIIKENRKIGFVVDKGLIIRNKKGKATRIVGAMTDISERKKHETEFLKLNESLKKHTQELEATNELLEQFAFIASHDLQEPLRMVTSFLDLLKQKYESQLDHKAKQYIHFATDGAIRMRQIILDLLEYSRAGITNKTLEEIDLNDILDDYKLLRSKIICEKKVTIQTGELPELMAYKVPLIQTMHCLIDNAIKYSKNDCAPVIKISMKEDNEHWTLSIKDNGIGIQKQYYEKVFIIFQRLHNKNEYDGTGIGLALSKKNVESWGGTIWINSVINSGTTVYFTIPKREMVEE; this comes from the coding sequence ATGAATAAGAAAGTCCCCTCTTATAATGACAATGGCCTATTTGAAATCAACCCAGTACCTACATTAATCTGTGATGTTGAAACCTTAAAAATCTACGATTGCAACCAAGCTGCAATTGAGTACTACAAATATGCCAAAGAAGTTTTTCTTGAACGCACATTCAACGACCTGTTTTATGTTGAAGATGCAAAGGAGCAATTTGTTATTGATAAAAAACTAACGAGTCTTGTAACCAATATCGATTTTGGTGTTTTTATCCATAAAAAAAAGAACGGCGCTCGTTTTCCCATACAAATCAATGGACATATCATTGATTATAAGGGTAAAAAATGCGTAATGCTGGTTTGCCAAGAACACATTCTAAACATTCAAAAACAAAACATGCTTCAAGAGGCCAAAAACCTTTTAGACACCTCATTGGATGTGATCTGTTCTATTGATGAAAACGGCAAATTTATAAGAGTAAGTGCCGCTTCATTTAAACATTGGGGATATACCCCTGAAGAACTCGAAGGAAGACCATACTTAGAGCTTGTATTTCATGAAGATGTTGAAAAAACAAATCATGCCGCAAACCAAATTATTTTGGGCAAAGATGTAACAGCCTTCGAAAACCGTTATGTAACTAAAAATGGGGAAATTACTCATAACATCTGGTCTGCCCATTATGACAATAGTACCAGAATAATGTATGCCGTTGCCCGAGACGCAACTGAAAAAAGGGAAATGGAACAATTGCTTATCGAAAGTGAAAGCAGGTTTAAATCCTTAGTTCAAGAAGGATTAGACCTTATTGCTATATTAGATGACAATGGAAACTATTCGTATGTTAGTCCTTCATCCCTTACCGTTTTAGGAATTAATGCCGAAGAACTTATAGGCAAAAGTCCGTTTGAATTTATTCATCCCGACGATGCGGAAAAAGTGAGCAAAAGTTTGGAACGCATTACCACTGAACACCGCATTAAAGTACCCCCTTTTCGTTTTCAAAACAGTTTAGGAGATTGGCGATGGATCAAAACCATCTTAACGAATATGCTACACCATCCTTCTATAAAAGGTATTGTTGCTAATTCTAGAGATATTACAGAGAAAATTGAAGAGCAAAATCGGTTAAAATTGCTTGAAAGTGTAATCCTCAACACAAAAGACTCTGTTGTAATTACAGAAGCCGAATCTCATGATGAATCTGGACCAAAAATTTTATATGTCAATGAGGCTTTCACTAAAATGACAGGCTACACAGCAGCAGAAGTAATTGGAAAAACCCCTCATTTTCTGCACGGTCCCAATTCTGACAAGAATGAACTTTCAAGACTAAGCGAATCATTACAAAAATGGGAATCTTGTGAAATTACCATCATAAACTACAAAAAAAACGGGGAAGAATTTTGGAATAACTTCATGGTTAATCCTGTGGTCAACGAAAAAGGAGTATACACCCACTGGGTGGCCATACAAAGAGATGTAACCGAAAAAAAGAACCGTGAATTAGAACAAAATTTACTACATCAAATTAGTCAAATTTTTAACGAGGAAAAAAAACTCAAGAATGCGACCCAACGATTGTGTGAAACATTTGCGCATTTTGGAGCGTTTGATTTTGTAGAAGTATGGTCTCCAAATCTAGAAAATACTTCCATTCAATTACACAGCTATAGCAACAACTCTCGTGCAGGAACAGAATTTTACATCCAGTCCGAAACCCATAATAGTTTACGTTTTGGGGAAGGATTTATTGGTACTATTTGGCAATTAAAACAGTCTGTAATTATTGACCTCAACAATAGTGATACCGTTTTCATTCGCAAAGAGGCCGCTATAAATGCTGGAATCAATTCCATCATTGGCATTCCATTAGTATTCAAAGAAATAATCGTTGGCGTACTTGTTTTTGGCTCTTCCAAAAACGTAAATCAATTGCGCAATTATTTGAATATCTTCCGCGAATTGGAAACTTTTATTGGGTCAGAAATCAATCGGAAATCACTTGAAACCAACCTCAAACATCTGTTTCAAGCCATTCCTGATATTATTTGTATCACCGACTTTCGAGGCCGATTCCTCAAAATAAATAAAGCAGGTTGCGATTTATTAGGATATTCTAAAAAAGAAATCCTATACCATTCGTTTCATGAGTTTGTGCATCCCGAAGACCAAGAAATTTCTACCAATGAAATTACGAAACTCAAAAAAGGTGAAACCGTTTTTAAATTTGAAAACAGATACATCACTAAAAAAGGCGAAATTATTTGGCTGAGTTGGACTTGTAATTCAGAATCGCAGGAAGGCCATATTTACGCTTCGGCCAAAAATATTACCAAAGAAAAAAAATTAAGTGAATTGCAAATGCAAACTTCTTCTTTGGCTAAAATTGGAAGTTGGGAAATCGACTTATTCGAAAATAAACTCTTATGGACGGATTTAGTGCACGACCTGCATGAAACTGATCCTACAACATTCATACCCGATTTAGAAACTACCATTAATTTTTACCGCGAAGATTTTCGTGAAATGATTACCGAGTCTGCAAAACGTTGTGCTACTGATGGAACACCTTTTAGTTTTGAAGCCGTAATCAAAACCATGAAAAACAATGAGCGTTGGGTTAGAGTCATTGGGCAATCTGAATTTGTTGATGGAAATTGTGTCCGAATTTTTGGTAGTTTTCAAGACATTCATCCTTTTAAACTTGTACAACTACAACTGGAAGAAATTTTGGGTAGTATTTCCGATGCTTTTTATGCTGTAGATCAAAACTGGAGGTTTACTTATTTTAATAAAGAAGCCGAAAATTTATTTTTAAAGAAACTGGATGATGTGCTGGGGAAAAACATATGGGAAGTCTTTTCTACCATCAAAAAAAAGCCGTTGGAAGAAGTATACCATCGCGTCAACCAAAGCGGAATCCCAGAATCATTTGAATATTATTTTCCAGCCGCTGGACGTTGGTATGAAATAAACACCTTCCCCTCTCACAGTGGAATTTCGGTCTATTTCAAAGATATTGACGAACGCAAAAAAACTGCCGCACAATTAGAAAAAGCCTATCAAGAAAAAAACAACATCATTGAAAGTATTACCGATGCGTTTTTTACCATGAACAAAAACTTTATGGTTTCCTACTGGAATAGAACGGCTGAAGTCATTTCAGGCATGAATAGAGCGGAATTAGTGGGCAAAAACCTGTGGGAAGTCTTTCCAAATTTAACCGAAAGTATTGCGTATACGCACATACTAAATACGGTTGAATTAGAGCAATCTGTGACATTTGAAGATTGTTGTGATGGCATTTGGTTAGAGGTAAACGCCTATCCGTCTGAAGAAGGTATTACGGTATTTTTTAGAGACATTACACACAAAAAACAAGCTGAAGAAGAAATTTTAAAAGCAAACGAGCGCTTTGAAAAAGCAACCCAAGCCACTAATGATGTAATTTGGGATTGGGATATTGAAAATGGTACCTTTTTTAGAAGCCACGGCATTGAAAATTTCTTCGATAAGAATACCAATGCATCACTCCCTGAAGACAGTGAATGGAGAGACAAATTTCATGCAGAAGATTTCCCGTTGATTCAGCAAAGTTTAGAAGAAGCAATTCAAGACCCTACTATTTCGCGTTGGGAAATGGAATACCGCATCATTAAGGAAAACAGAAAAATTGGTTTTGTAGTCGACAAAGGACTCATCATCAGAAACAAAAAAGGAAAAGCGACCCGTATTGTTGGTGCCATGACCGATATTTCGGAACGAAAAAAACATGAAACCGAATTTCTGAAACTAAACGAATCGTTAAAAAAACACACCCAAGAACTCGAAGCAACCAACGAGTTGTTAGAACAATTTGCGTTTATAGCCTCACATGACTTACAAGAGCCATTGCGAATGGTGACAAGTTTTCTAGACCTTTTAAAACAAAAATACGAAAGCCAATTAGACCACAAAGCCAAGCAATACATTCACTTTGCAACCGATGGTGCCATTCGAATGAGGCAAATTATTCTGGATTTATTAGAATATTCCAGAGCGGGTATAACAAATAAAACCCTAGAAGAAATTGATTTAAATGATATTTTAGACGACTACAAACTACTAAGAAGTAAAATCATCTGTGAAAAAAAGGTGACCATTCAAACGGGTGAATTGCCTGAATTGATGGCCTACAAAGTTCCTTTGATTCAAACCATGCACTGCCTAATTGATAATGCCATAAAATATTCGAAAAACGATTGCGCACCAGTTATAAAAATCAGCATGAAAGAAGATAACGAACATTGGACCCTTTCTATCAAAGACAACGGCATTGGGATACAGAAACAATACTACGAGAAAGTATTCATCATTTTTCAAAGGCTACACAACAAAAACGAGTACGACGGTACAGGAATTGGACTAGCGTTATCTAAAAAAAATGTAGAATCTTGGGGCGGAACAATTTGGATCAACTCGGTAATCAATTCGGGAACAACAGTCTATTTTACAATTCCAAAAAGAGAAATGGTAGAGGAATAA